The Nitrospiraceae bacterium genome includes a window with the following:
- a CDS encoding CBS domain-containing protein, which produces MATRTAPPKQRISLDRSIERMRKQLAELAHFLGKGKPTRSVEEFDLETERLISDLMGQTSDLLHAYEYAELGEAAGLVNMTDEAPESADVDGQRQSLLQRSRVLESCVAELEARRAAEPKKAKANRQTLIGPQVAEHMTPEVRSLSQDASLREAGQLMQKWKLGSLLLTDNQSYVGFITDSALARDVVANGLNPNTTPVKTCMRKPVVAIEGNRPIIDAVRLMKEQATRHLAVTQDGQIIGVISVSNILRYYSGIV; this is translated from the coding sequence ATGGCCACGCGCACCGCTCCCCCGAAACAACGGATCTCACTCGACCGCAGCATCGAGCGCATGCGAAAACAGCTCGCCGAGCTAGCTCACTTTTTGGGTAAAGGGAAACCAACCCGCAGCGTGGAAGAGTTCGATCTGGAAACGGAACGGCTGATCAGTGATCTGATGGGGCAGACCTCCGACTTGCTGCATGCCTATGAATATGCGGAGCTGGGAGAGGCGGCCGGATTAGTGAACATGACCGACGAGGCGCCAGAAAGCGCCGATGTCGATGGCCAGCGGCAGAGTCTCCTACAGCGGAGCCGAGTGTTGGAGAGCTGCGTGGCGGAACTCGAGGCGCGCCGGGCTGCGGAGCCCAAGAAAGCCAAGGCCAACCGCCAGACCCTCATTGGTCCGCAAGTGGCCGAACACATGACGCCAGAGGTTCGGAGTTTGTCTCAAGATGCAAGCCTGCGGGAGGCAGGGCAGCTGATGCAGAAATGGAAACTCGGCTCGCTCCTCCTCACAGACAATCAATCGTATGTAGGATTCATCACGGATTCAGCCCTCGCCCGCGACGTCGTGGCCAATGGACTCAATCCTAATACCACACCGGTGAAGACCTGCATGCGAAAGCCGGTGGTAGCGATCGAAGGCAATCGCCCGATTATCGACGCCGTGCGCCTGATGAAAGAACAGGCGACGCGGCATCTGGCCGTGACGCAAGACGGACAGATCATCGGCGTAATCTCCGTATCGAACATTCTGCGGTACTACTCAGGCATCGTGTAG
- a CDS encoding SPFH domain-containing protein translates to MDLSLIVALAVAAFLLFLTIKIVPEYQRLVVLRLGKVLPMPKGPGLVLILPFIDRPMRVDLRETYLEVPHQTCITKDNAPISIDFLIYSRVLDPTASVVKVQDFAGASQGIATTTLRAVVGDIPLDDVLAKRDQINHLLQAKMDEVTQRWGVKITTVEIREITPPQEVQEAMTRQMSAERSRRATVTEAEGKKQAAVAVAEGEKQAAILSAEGDRQAKILRAEGFALALGKIFEVAKSVDAKTMSLQYLETLKVMGASPATKFILPMEFSSLLSGLLADSKLAFKKE, encoded by the coding sequence ATGGACCTTTCTCTGATCGTCGCACTCGCAGTCGCTGCCTTCCTGTTGTTTCTCACCATCAAGATCGTCCCGGAGTACCAACGCCTGGTCGTGCTCCGTCTTGGCAAAGTGTTGCCAATGCCCAAAGGGCCCGGTCTGGTCCTGATCCTGCCGTTCATCGACCGGCCAATGCGGGTGGACCTGCGAGAGACCTATCTCGAAGTACCGCACCAAACCTGCATCACCAAAGACAATGCTCCGATCTCGATCGATTTTCTCATCTACTCCCGTGTCCTCGACCCGACCGCCAGCGTCGTAAAGGTTCAGGACTTTGCTGGGGCGTCACAGGGTATTGCCACCACCACATTGCGGGCTGTCGTGGGCGACATCCCACTGGACGACGTGCTGGCCAAGCGTGACCAGATTAATCATCTCTTACAGGCCAAAATGGATGAAGTTACGCAACGATGGGGTGTCAAGATCACCACGGTCGAGATTCGAGAGATCACTCCTCCTCAAGAGGTACAGGAGGCGATGACACGCCAGATGTCGGCCGAACGAAGCCGGCGAGCGACCGTCACAGAGGCGGAAGGTAAGAAACAAGCGGCCGTTGCCGTAGCAGAGGGTGAAAAGCAGGCGGCAATTCTCAGTGCCGAAGGCGACCGGCAGGCCAAAATCCTGCGTGCGGAGGGGTTCGCGCTCGCGCTCGGGAAGATCTTTGAAGTGGCCAAGAGCGTGGATGCCAAGACCATGAGTCTGCAATATTTGGAAACGTTGAAGGTGATGGGGGCGAGTCCAGCCACGAAATTTATTCTGCCCATGGAGTTCAGTTCGTTGTTGTCTGGTTTGTTGGCAGACAGCAAGCTGGCGTTCAAGAAAGAGTAA
- a CDS encoding response regulator produces the protein MGRRILIIDDNPSLCVALKDRLQAMGYSVIVAHDGRTGLALMTLEAKQAPIGGVLLDMHMPIMDGIQVLRELQIQHKHVPVVMMTADPDHRVREQALKLGVKHYVTKPLDASLFTRICEQTFPLTDSDA, from the coding sequence ATGGGACGACGGATTCTGATCATCGATGACAATCCCTCTCTCTGTGTAGCCTTAAAAGATCGACTCCAGGCGATGGGCTACTCCGTCATTGTCGCTCACGACGGGAGGACGGGCTTGGCATTGATGACGCTTGAGGCAAAGCAGGCTCCGATCGGCGGCGTGCTGCTGGACATGCATATGCCCATCATGGACGGGATTCAGGTGCTTCGTGAGCTCCAGATTCAACACAAGCATGTGCCTGTTGTGATGATGACTGCCGACCCGGATCACAGGGTTCGTGAACAGGCGCTGAAGCTGGGAGTCAAGCACTACGTCACGAAACCGCTCGATGCGAGTCTGTTTACACGAATTTGTGAGCAAACCTTTCCGCTGACCGACTCTGATGCATGA
- a CDS encoding cupredoxin domain-containing protein yields the protein MSQPCPLRTRLVIALFLFCAVMLMTVIVATVGAAPTPVEILFETTSPYYQPRVAVVSAGTPVRWINATASHHSVRHDGCVTDETCAFQSIAVPPDSSFLIAPLPPGRYAYHCELHPLMRGTLIVLDPLVRGDAMISVLEQSR from the coding sequence ATGAGCCAACCCTGTCCACTCAGGACCCGACTCGTGATCGCGCTTTTTCTGTTCTGCGCAGTCATGCTCATGACCGTCATCGTAGCGACTGTCGGTGCGGCGCCAACTCCGGTCGAGATTTTGTTCGAAACGACCTCGCCCTACTATCAACCTCGTGTCGCCGTCGTGTCGGCGGGCACGCCTGTTCGGTGGATCAATGCCACAGCTTCTCATCACAGCGTCCGCCATGACGGGTGTGTGACGGATGAAACCTGCGCCTTTCAATCGATCGCGGTCCCGCCGGATAGCAGCTTTCTCATCGCTCCGCTGCCACCGGGACGCTATGCCTATCACTGCGAGTTGCATCCCCTGATGAGGGGTACGCTCATTGTCCTTGATCCTCTCGTGCGAGGCGACGCAATGATTTCCGTCCTGGAACAATCCAGGTGA